The following are from one region of the Gloeomargarita lithophora Alchichica-D10 genome:
- the cobQ gene encoding cobyric acid synthase CobQ, with amino-acid sequence MPALMVVGCTSNAGKSLLVTALCGWLAQQGYRVTPFKGQNMALNAYVTSDGGEMGYAQAVQAWAADIVPTTAMNPILLKPQGDMTSQVIIQGRAVGVTQAQDYYQNYFDLGWQAITQSLTELQKEYDYIVCEGAGSPAEINLKHRDLTNMRVAKYLQAKTILVGDINPGGVFAHIIGTLALLDPEERALIKGLIINKFRGQKSILDPGLSWLETNTKIPVLGVIPWLEQQLPAEDSLSLFARKKSNTELNIAIIQLPKISNFTDFDPLLLEPTVQVNYIQAGQNLGTPDVVIIPGSKTTIADLNWLHTTGLAEQIISYHQKGGWIFGICGGMQMLGVEVHDPQGLESNLTKMQGLNLLPTKTIITPNKITQQRQSISVYPVPNVRVNGYEIHQGFTQVTAETKPLFLDPHLGYVDGTGRVWGTYLHGIFENGTWRKTWLNQLRSRRGLAPLTTDVPDFSQQRRQMLQNLTQTVAAFIPWGQFLKDS; translated from the coding sequence ATGCCCGCCCTGATGGTGGTTGGTTGTACGTCCAATGCGGGCAAGTCCCTGCTGGTCACGGCTCTGTGTGGCTGGTTGGCACAACAGGGGTACCGGGTGACCCCGTTCAAGGGGCAAAATATGGCACTCAATGCCTATGTCACCAGCGACGGGGGCGAAATGGGCTATGCCCAGGCGGTACAGGCTTGGGCGGCGGACATTGTACCGACAACAGCCATGAATCCAATTCTGCTCAAGCCCCAGGGGGATATGACTTCCCAGGTGATCATCCAGGGGCGGGCGGTGGGGGTGACCCAAGCCCAGGATTATTACCAAAACTATTTTGACTTGGGGTGGCAAGCAATTACCCAGTCCCTAACAGAATTACAAAAAGAATATGACTATATTGTGTGTGAAGGTGCGGGTTCTCCGGCGGAAATCAACCTCAAACATCGGGATTTAACCAATATGCGGGTGGCAAAATATCTGCAAGCAAAAACCATTTTGGTAGGGGATATTAACCCAGGGGGGGTATTTGCTCATATCATCGGAACCTTAGCATTATTAGACCCGGAAGAACGGGCTTTAATTAAAGGTTTAATTATCAATAAATTTCGGGGACAAAAATCTATTTTAGACCCCGGTTTAAGTTGGTTAGAAACCAATACAAAAATTCCGGTATTGGGCGTAATTCCCTGGTTAGAACAGCAATTGCCCGCCGAGGACTCCCTGAGCTTATTTGCTCGCAAAAAAAGCAATACTGAACTGAATATCGCCATTATTCAATTACCAAAAATTAGTAATTTTACCGATTTTGACCCGCTTTTATTAGAGCCGACTGTACAGGTGAATTATATTCAAGCAGGGCAGAATTTAGGTACCCCCGATGTGGTGATTATCCCTGGCAGTAAAACGACTATTGCGGATTTGAATTGGTTGCACACCACGGGTTTGGCGGAGCAGATCATTAGTTACCATCAAAAGGGGGGATGGATTTTCGGAATTTGTGGCGGGATGCAGATGTTGGGGGTAGAGGTTCACGACCCCCAGGGCTTAGAAAGTAACTTAACCAAAATGCAGGGCTTAAATTTATTACCCACTAAAACCATTATTACCCCGAATAAAATCACCCAACAACGGCAAAGTATATCCGTATATCCGGTGCCGAATGTGCGGGTTAATGGTTATGAAATTCACCAAGGTTTTACCCAAGTTACCGCTGAAACTAAACCCTTATTCCTTGATCCCCACCTGGGTTATGTTGATGGTACGGGGCGGGTTTGGGGGACTTATTTGCACGGTATTTTTGAGAATGGAACCTGGCGCAAGACTTGGTTAAATCAATTGCGTTCTCGCCGGGGATTGGCTCCTTTAACTACGGATGTACCGGATTTTTCTCAACAACGGCGGCAGATGTTGCAAAATCTTACCCAAACGGTGGCGGCGTTTATTCCCTGGGGGCAATTCTTAAAGGATTCCTAA
- a CDS encoding DUF2779 domain-containing protein, translating into MMNHLTKSRYIKGLQCPKYLWLDFHDPGKATPPSDSKKSQFQQGTDVGILGREYFPGGVLVTGFGNHKCQEKTANLLTQGVECLFEATFKWEGIIVKCDVLRKTDNLTWELFEIKSSTKVKDEHIEDLAIQWYVVQMNGIHLKKAYVMHINNQDCFYPDLSNLFTQVDVTSQVQNIVSQLPQRLQTFYTWLSQPTELEQPIGEHCTQPYTCNFKEYCWHEVPEVSIFQISRLDKKKKAALIAKKTFHIEHLSPDFIGTLSTNQQMFIHRYLQRETHVNYAEIKNLLSQLIYPLYFFDFEAGNPAIPRFNGVRPYQRIPFQFSCHILTADGELTHCEYLHTDREDPRPPLIQALVHNISNAGSVIVYNQGYEKSVLQELATFMPEFASHLHSIVSRLWDQMAIFQNYYQHPDFLGSISLKKVLPVLVPNLSYKELAINQGDMAKNRWETAINSGDLVIQAQTWEELREYCHQDTLAMVEIHHYLTGLINSNR; encoded by the coding sequence ATGATGAATCATCTGACCAAATCCCGTTATATCAAAGGACTTCAATGCCCCAAATATCTCTGGCTAGACTTCCATGACCCCGGCAAGGCCACCCCCCCATCGGATAGCAAAAAAAGCCAGTTTCAACAGGGAACTGATGTGGGTATTTTGGGTCGGGAATATTTTCCTGGCGGCGTATTGGTGACTGGATTTGGCAACCACAAATGTCAAGAAAAAACCGCTAATTTACTTACTCAAGGGGTAGAATGTTTATTTGAGGCCACGTTCAAATGGGAAGGAATAATTGTTAAATGTGATGTATTACGAAAAACTGATAACCTTACTTGGGAACTATTTGAAATCAAGTCTAGCACTAAAGTTAAAGATGAACATATCGAAGACTTAGCGATTCAGTGGTATGTGGTGCAAATGAATGGGATTCATCTAAAAAAAGCTTATGTAATGCACATCAATAATCAAGACTGTTTTTATCCCGATCTGAGTAATTTATTCACCCAAGTAGATGTAACTTCCCAAGTACAAAACATTGTTTCTCAGTTACCCCAACGATTACAAACATTCTATACATGGTTGAGCCAACCTACGGAATTAGAACAGCCGATTGGGGAGCATTGTACCCAACCCTACACCTGTAATTTTAAGGAGTATTGTTGGCACGAAGTTCCAGAGGTATCTATCTTTCAAATTTCCCGTTTAGATAAAAAAAAGAAAGCGGCACTTATTGCCAAGAAAACTTTTCATATTGAACATTTATCCCCGGATTTTATTGGCACTTTGTCCACCAATCAACAGATGTTTATCCATCGGTATCTGCAACGGGAAACCCATGTCAACTATGCTGAGATTAAAAATTTACTAAGCCAGTTGATTTACCCGCTCTACTTTTTTGATTTTGAAGCTGGCAATCCGGCTATTCCTAGATTTAATGGTGTACGTCCCTATCAACGAATCCCCTTTCAGTTTAGTTGCCATATTTTAACTGCGGATGGGGAATTGACGCACTGTGAATACCTCCATACAGACCGAGAAGACCCCCGACCTCCGTTGATCCAGGCTCTAGTTCATAATATCAGCAATGCAGGGTCAGTTATTGTTTACAACCAAGGTTATGAAAAGTCGGTTTTGCAGGAATTAGCAACATTTATGCCAGAGTTTGCATCACACTTGCACAGTATTGTTAGTCGGCTCTGGGATCAAATGGCGATCTTTCAAAATTATTATCAACACCCGGATTTTTTGGGTTCCATATCCTTAAAAAAGGTCTTACCCGTTCTGGTGCCAAATTTGAGCTACAAAGAATTAGCAATTAACCAGGGAGATATGGCAAAAAATCGTTGGGAAACTGCGATAAATTCAGGAGATTTGGTCATCCAGGCGCAAACCTGGGAAGAACTGAGGGAATACTGCCATCAGGACACCTTAGCTATGGTGGAAATCCATCATTATTTAACCGGTTTAATCAATTCTAATCGTTGA